TCCGGAAATGATTTCCCGGTACAACCCAGTTTCCGGATGGAAACAAATTAACCGTTGGAGGGACACACTGGATATGACTGAAGAACGGATCCGCGCCATTGAAGAGGGCAAGGCTTTTCCCTATCCCGTACCTGTAAACGAAGGGACCGTGATGGGTCTGTGGGATATCGGACTGGTGATGCTGACCCAGAAATTCAGGCTGAAGGATGATGAGTTGGCCGCTTATAAAGAAGGTTTCGGGAGATACAGCTACCTCGAAAGGCTGGATCCGATCCCCTTGGCGTTGTGGGTTTTCGAATTCCCGGAACCCCTGGGAAAGATCGATGCGCTTTTCAACGCGAGGCTCGCCCGGCCCGAGTGGCTCGATTCCTATCTGGACACCTCTGCCGGAGGGATCATGAATGCCCTCTACATGTTCCTGGTGGAGGGGAAGATCTACCGGGCGGGCAAATTGCTGGGGCTCGACCCGGAGGCCGTCGAGATGTTTCACGCTACGATTGCCAAACAGATGGCGGCGGAATACACGCTGGAGACCTTCAAACAGGCCGCCGCGGGCCTTTTCAGGCAAAGCGCGCCGGAGCTTTTCGAAGAGGGCCGGGTCTTTCAGTTCAGGGAAGACTGACCCCGGGTGTGCCGATCGGAGGATGGACCGTCTCGCGGATCGCCCGGACGCGGTCGAGAACCGGCGGGTGGCTGTAGTCGAGGAACACCTTGAGGGGGTGGGGGGTCAGGTTTGAAAGGTTTTCCACCGTCAATTTCTTCAGGGCCTCGATGAGGGCGAAAGGTCTGGTGGAGGTCTTCACGGCGAAGGCGTCCGCGGCGAACTCGAATCGGCGGGAAAGGATGTTCCCGACGATCCCGAGCAGCATGCTGAGGGGGGTGTAAAGAAGGCCGAAGAAGAAGAACGCCGCATAGGTGGAGGTCTGCTCCATGCGGAACGCCTCGAAAAGCCGCTGATTCCCGATGAACAGGAGGAGGAGGGCCAGCATCAGACCCGTGGTGAAGATGGACAACAGCAGGGTTTTCAGGGTGTGGTGGTGTTGGTGATGCCCGATTTCATGCGCCAGAATGGCTACGATCTCCTCCTCGTTGAGCTGTGAAATCAGCGTGTCGAAGAGGACGACGCGTTTATAACGCCCGAAGCCGATAAAAAACGCATTCGATTTGGTGGAGCGCCGTGAGGCGTCCATGGTGAACACGCCTTTGAGTTTGAACTGTTGAGATTTGGCGTAATCGAAGATGGCGTTGCGCAAAGGGCCTTCAGGAAGGGGCTCGAAGCGGTTGAAGACGGGCAGGATGAGGACCGGTGCGACAAAGAGCAGGAGCAACTGAAAAGCGGTGACGACCCCCCAGCACCAGATCCAGGCCCAGGGCCCTGCATGGTCGAAGAACCAAAGGACCGCAGCGAAGAGCGGACCGCCGATGAGAACGGCCAGGGCCCAGCCTTTCAAGATGTCCTGAAAAAAGATTCGCGCGGTCGTCCGGTTGAAGCCGAACGTTTCCTCGATGACGAAGGTCTGGTAGGCGGAGAGCGGAATGTCCACCAGTTCGCGCGCCAGAAGCAGCAATCCCGCAAAAATCAACCCGGTCCAGATCGGACCGACCCCGAACGACCGTGCGAGCGCATCCACCTGATTGAATCCGCCGAAGAGGATGAACCCGATGATCAACGCCGTCAAAACGGGCTCCGAAACCATCCCGAGCCGGGCGTTGGCCCTCAGGTAGGCCTGCGACCGCCGGTATCCGTCCTCATCGTAGTAACCGGCGAATTCCCCAGGAAGACGCGCCTCGAGGCTTTTGAGGTTGAGCCGCTCGACCAGCAGGTCGAGACAGCAGGACCCGATCAGGACGACGAGTACAAAGACGAGATAGGGGTTCATGACAGCGGCCGGGCCTCAGCCGCATTTCGTGAATCCACAGAAGTGGCAGGTCATGCAGCCTTCCTCGAAACTGATCACCTGACCGCACTCCGGGCAGGTCTCGCCCATGAGGCTGTTTGCATATCCCCCGTTCTTCCTGGCGTTTTTGCCTTGGAGGTATCGTTTTTCCAGCACGCGGCTGATCGCATCGGGGATGGAAAGCACCAGCCCGTCTTTTTGGAAGACCGGGTGCTCCCCGCCGATCCCTTTCAGTTGCTCGACGATTTTGTCGACCTTGACCCCTGAGCGGAGGGCCAGGGATACGAGACGCCCGATGGCTTCGGTCTTGGCCGTGGTCGACCGCCCCGATTTTCCGATGGTTGCGAAGACCTCGAAAGGCTGTCCTTCGTAATCCGTCACCGTGACATACAGGGTCCCGAGGCCGGTCACCATCTTGGTGGTGAAACCCTCGAGGGTTTCCGGCCGCTCCTTGACGGCCGTCATGAAGCCTTCGGTGCGCTTTTCCTCGTGCGCCACCGAAAGGACCTGGTGCTCCTTGCTGCCGTCGCGATAGATCGTGACCCCTTTGCAGCCCAGTTCGTAGGCCAGATCGTACACATTCCGGACATCTTCCACGGTGGCGTCCCGCGGCAGATTGACGGTCTTGGACACAGCATTGTCGGTGTGCTTCTGAAAGGCGGCCTGCATGCGGACATGCCACTCGGGCGTGATGTCATGAGCGGTGACAAAGACCCGCCGCACGTCTTCGGGGATCTCCTTAATTCCCTGGATGGACCCCTTCCGGGCGATCGTGTCCATCAGTTCCCGGCTGTAGAAGCCGTGCTGCCGGGCGGCGCCTTCGAAGCAGGGATTGACCTCCAGCAGTTCGTCGTTGTCCATGACCCGCCGAATGAAACTCAGGGCGAAAAGGGGCTCGATGCCGCTCGAACACCCTGCGATGATGCTGAGCGTCCCGGTGGGCGCAATGGTCGTGGTGGTGGCGTTGCGATAGGTCGCCCCCTTCTTGCCGTGGTAGATGCTCTTGTCGAAATTTTCGAACACGCCGCGCTCTACGGCGAGCGCGTGGGAGGCCTCGCGGGACTTTTTCTGAAAGAAGTCCATGAGCCGCTCGGCTGTCTCGATGGCTTCTTCGCTGTTATAGGGGATGCCGAGCATGAAAAGCATGTCGGCAAAGCCCATCACACCCAGGCCGATCTTGCGGTTGCCTTTGACCATGCGGTCGATTTCGGGCAGCGGGTACTTGGACATGTCGATGGTGTTGTCGAGAAAGCGCACGCTGTCGCGGATCAGGACGCTCAGACCCTCGTAGTCGATCGCCGGCTTTCCGCCCTTTTCGATGACGAATTTTGCGAGGTTGATGGAGCCGAGATTGCAGGCCTCCATCGGCAGAAGCGGCTGCTCTCCGCAGGGGTTTGTGCTCTCTATTTCGCCCAGCGAAGGCGTCGGGTTGTCCCGGTTGATCCGGTCGAGGAAGATGATGCCGGGGTCCCCGTTTTCCCATGCCTGTTTGACGAGGGCATGATAGACCTCCTGAGCGTCGAGGCTTCCTACCGGCCTTTGCTCCCTCGGGTCG
Above is a genomic segment from Desulfatiglans anilini DSM 4660 containing:
- a CDS encoding M48 family metallopeptidase, whose translation is MNPYLVFVLVVLIGSCCLDLLVERLNLKSLEARLPGEFAGYYDEDGYRRSQAYLRANARLGMVSEPVLTALIIGFILFGGFNQVDALARSFGVGPIWTGLIFAGLLLLARELVDIPLSAYQTFVIEETFGFNRTTARIFFQDILKGWALAVLIGGPLFAAVLWFFDHAGPWAWIWCWGVVTAFQLLLLFVAPVLILPVFNRFEPLPEGPLRNAIFDYAKSQQFKLKGVFTMDASRRSTKSNAFFIGFGRYKRVVLFDTLISQLNEEEIVAILAHEIGHHQHHHTLKTLLLSIFTTGLMLALLLLFIGNQRLFEAFRMEQTSTYAAFFFFGLLYTPLSMLLGIVGNILSRRFEFAADAFAVKTSTRPFALIEALKKLTVENLSNLTPHPLKVFLDYSHPPVLDRVRAIRETVHPPIGTPGVSLP
- a CDS encoding vitamin B12-dependent ribonucleotide reductase, translating into MGEKGKFLVTEDGSLDLAAYRLDDHRFSDLLVKANPIDATRALAVSRFLREELIKMEIQTITIPMVEKMIEAKLIEFGLAKPSPVHIDKSLFVKDSISLSQNARTVLERRYLRKDEEGKLLETPEEMFRRVAHHIALAEERYGDGAKVAEMEEIFYDMMTEFKFLPNSPTLMNAGRRLGQLAACFVLPIEDSMEGIFDALKNAAMIHKSGGGTGFSFSRLRPKNSRVGTTGGVASGPVSFMKIFNTATEQVKQGGTRRGANMAILRVDHPDILEFITSKKENKDLNNFNISVAVTDVFMEALREGERYDLIDPREQRPVGSLDAQEVYHALVKQAWENGDPGIIFLDRINRDNPTPSLGEIESTNPCGEQPLLPMEACNLGSINLAKFVIEKGGKPAIDYEGLSVLIRDSVRFLDNTIDMSKYPLPEIDRMVKGNRKIGLGVMGFADMLFMLGIPYNSEEAIETAERLMDFFQKKSREASHALAVERGVFENFDKSIYHGKKGATYRNATTTTIAPTGTLSIIAGCSSGIEPLFALSFIRRVMDNDELLEVNPCFEGAARQHGFYSRELMDTIARKGSIQGIKEIPEDVRRVFVTAHDITPEWHVRMQAAFQKHTDNAVSKTVNLPRDATVEDVRNVYDLAYELGCKGVTIYRDGSKEHQVLSVAHEEKRTEGFMTAVKERPETLEGFTTKMVTGLGTLYVTVTDYEGQPFEVFATIGKSGRSTTAKTEAIGRLVSLALRSGVKVDKIVEQLKGIGGEHPVFQKDGLVLSIPDAISRVLEKRYLQGKNARKNGGYANSLMGETCPECGQVISFEEGCMTCHFCGFTKCG